In the genome of Coraliomargarita algicola, one region contains:
- a CDS encoding beta-galactosidase, translating to MRKLLIHIISLTTFITLNAEVKELNNLTSVEYWTSHEGQSAQATITQWPDRVAVTFEGEKDESFRILLTKPLDLPEWATDWTFIMGNDGGVGRINVWALITDATGQEFRYRLIDPTPEMSAGYPVFKQGFRKVPIRLHTFGLKRPQIGNSESATIRASNGHKLPVAPLQLKGLELVAGSQESKGTLSFGEFKLSGVIAKESSLYYALEGTEHFGEVDPIPYITLADFGHFFGEIYDVEWEMRDQYDGQAILSGHKTFRLTEDDPTSPYAVQLEQRIEFPVKKKGTYWIRSKLRWAKSAKKFPDEIIEKDFRLDVIHSQYDSNPSFEVAMNRPIRLAPERSNFTYEANEALQLPVVFHPANDSMSQADSYRVTIQAFAGTGPITVFSGPLNTSDATTVLADLAEKTEGAWTLKADLLQDGRVVDSKTQLFGLKAGNQHLVKVPQTDALSQSTDPSDGESLIMLYAQLPDNMREKATDRWEAIEPYLNRVPEVTDLLEVPIRWRHLEPLPGIINWTWIDTLMDAAAKRRIKIVLAPSFVSNEPDWIPPAFKQNEEGAVFGHRRYLYKGMRSNLWNADVLRANVMRVVSAMAKRYANHPAMGGYLVLTEHPGDHPYTNWIEGYAPETLQDYHRYLQANWSDLDTINQRWNTHYDSWKAIGVPTKEASPRQHLDWLTFRYDSISDLLMNQVRAIRQADPKHLLEVYGDGLTPKQYQELKKHRVIRANGGAHTPELSGLTKAALAVYDMQERAEEHSVGHWTAYGPYQLDATVFNMLLGGGQNAHMKMFTRTNVPFEELQGPKFSMGRFKQFIPILKELRQVGKPPIEAYVLNNIKARLEKAQSTTFISFATSSVTRSMLESHLIAPLVELSTATQGKLIFALSDFGDSYEAPVIDTLVQYVENGGTLVMTADAGRRSADLPDEEWILLQRFGWEAPKKNGRYGRKERVTTLENDIFKTAGQSFELSGQRWLTHATDADIARYQDGSPALSQKTFGQGRVIVLWSNGLVPPADTKNGVNFIGQIADSIGVPRPSSASHPRIFTNLLKHNTGPSYYGLAYHSGSHMPWGQEGPALDAQTKWTVPTGNYQISELISDRDLGIFSASELEHHGIPCELVRHAVAIYRMTPQP from the coding sequence ATGCGAAAACTATTGATCCACATAATTTCACTCACAACATTCATCACGTTAAATGCTGAAGTTAAGGAACTTAACAACCTAACCAGCGTAGAGTATTGGACTAGCCACGAAGGACAAAGCGCTCAGGCAACAATCACTCAGTGGCCCGATCGTGTGGCCGTCACCTTCGAGGGGGAAAAAGACGAAAGTTTTCGAATTCTGCTAACTAAACCTCTAGATTTACCCGAATGGGCCACCGATTGGACCTTCATAATGGGCAATGATGGCGGCGTTGGACGCATCAATGTCTGGGCGCTCATTACAGACGCGACGGGGCAAGAGTTTCGCTATCGCCTGATTGATCCGACTCCCGAAATGAGCGCAGGCTACCCGGTCTTCAAACAAGGTTTCCGCAAAGTCCCCATCCGCTTACACACATTCGGCTTGAAACGCCCCCAAATTGGCAACAGCGAATCTGCCACCATCCGTGCATCCAATGGACATAAACTCCCCGTCGCCCCGCTACAGCTGAAAGGCCTGGAATTAGTCGCAGGCAGCCAAGAGTCCAAAGGCACACTTTCATTCGGTGAATTTAAACTCAGTGGTGTCATTGCCAAAGAGTCATCGCTCTACTACGCATTAGAAGGCACGGAGCACTTCGGCGAAGTCGACCCGATCCCCTACATCACATTAGCAGACTTCGGACATTTCTTTGGCGAGATCTATGACGTCGAGTGGGAAATGCGTGATCAATACGACGGCCAAGCCATCCTCAGCGGCCACAAGACTTTCCGCCTCACCGAGGACGACCCCACCAGCCCCTACGCGGTGCAATTGGAGCAACGCATCGAATTCCCCGTAAAGAAAAAAGGCACTTACTGGATCCGCTCCAAGCTGCGCTGGGCTAAATCTGCAAAGAAATTTCCAGATGAAATCATTGAGAAAGACTTTCGTCTGGATGTGATTCATAGCCAGTATGACAGCAATCCTAGCTTCGAAGTCGCAATGAATCGCCCGATCCGCCTTGCTCCGGAGCGCAGCAATTTCACTTATGAAGCCAACGAAGCCTTACAGCTTCCTGTCGTATTCCACCCGGCAAATGACTCCATGAGCCAAGCGGATAGCTATCGCGTCACCATTCAAGCCTTTGCTGGCACTGGCCCGATCACTGTATTCTCAGGCCCACTAAATACTAGCGATGCGACCACGGTTCTAGCCGACCTCGCCGAAAAAACGGAAGGGGCCTGGACCCTCAAAGCGGATCTCTTACAAGACGGACGCGTGGTCGATTCGAAAACTCAATTGTTTGGCCTCAAAGCGGGCAACCAGCACTTGGTCAAAGTTCCACAAACAGATGCACTGTCGCAGTCCACAGACCCCAGCGATGGCGAGTCTCTGATTATGCTCTATGCGCAACTCCCCGACAACATGCGCGAAAAAGCCACGGACCGGTGGGAAGCGATCGAACCTTATTTAAACCGTGTCCCTGAAGTGACCGACTTACTGGAAGTGCCAATCCGCTGGCGTCACTTGGAACCCCTTCCCGGCATTATCAACTGGACCTGGATCGACACCCTGATGGATGCGGCAGCCAAGCGCAGAATTAAGATCGTGTTAGCCCCCTCATTCGTCAGTAACGAGCCCGACTGGATACCACCGGCCTTCAAACAAAATGAAGAAGGTGCCGTCTTTGGGCACCGGCGCTACTTATATAAAGGGATGCGTTCAAACCTTTGGAATGCCGATGTGTTAAGAGCCAACGTAATGCGAGTGGTCTCTGCAATGGCGAAACGCTACGCGAATCATCCTGCGATGGGGGGGTATTTAGTGCTCACCGAACACCCCGGCGATCATCCTTACACCAACTGGATCGAAGGCTACGCTCCGGAAACTTTACAAGACTACCACCGCTACCTCCAAGCAAACTGGTCAGATCTCGACACGATCAACCAGCGCTGGAACACTCACTATGATTCATGGAAAGCCATCGGCGTGCCCACGAAAGAAGCCTCGCCCCGCCAGCATCTCGACTGGCTGACTTTTCGCTATGATAGTATTTCCGACTTACTCATGAATCAAGTCCGAGCCATTCGCCAAGCGGACCCCAAACACCTGCTTGAAGTTTACGGCGATGGACTCACACCCAAACAATATCAAGAACTCAAAAAGCATCGCGTCATTCGCGCCAACGGCGGCGCCCACACGCCGGAACTGAGCGGACTCACTAAGGCGGCCCTCGCCGTATATGACATGCAGGAACGAGCCGAAGAACATAGCGTCGGGCATTGGACTGCTTATGGCCCCTACCAATTGGATGCCACTGTTTTTAATATGCTCTTAGGCGGTGGTCAAAACGCACACATGAAAATGTTTACCCGCACCAATGTACCCTTTGAGGAACTACAAGGACCAAAATTCTCAATGGGTCGCTTTAAACAGTTTATACCGATTCTGAAAGAATTACGACAAGTCGGCAAACCGCCCATCGAAGCCTACGTTCTCAACAATATTAAAGCACGCTTGGAAAAAGCTCAAAGCACGACCTTTATCAGCTTCGCAACATCATCGGTAACACGAAGCATGCTGGAATCACACCTCATTGCACCTCTGGTCGAGCTCTCGACCGCAACTCAGGGGAAACTCATCTTTGCACTGTCAGACTTCGGCGACTCATATGAAGCGCCAGTCATTGATACACTCGTTCAATATGTAGAGAACGGTGGCACATTAGTCATGACAGCTGATGCCGGACGTCGCAGTGCCGACCTCCCCGACGAGGAATGGATCCTACTGCAACGCTTCGGATGGGAGGCTCCAAAAAAGAATGGACGATACGGCCGCAAAGAACGCGTCACAACGCTAGAAAATGACATTTTCAAAACAGCGGGACAGTCTTTTGAACTCAGCGGACAACGTTGGCTCACGCATGCAACAGACGCGGATATCGCCCGCTATCAAGACGGCAGTCCAGCACTCTCCCAGAAAACGTTTGGACAAGGTCGTGTCATTGTCCTCTGGTCCAATGGCTTAGTGCCTCCAGCCGATACAAAAAATGGCGTTAATTTTATTGGACAAATTGCAGACTCAATTGGAGTTCCCCGCCCTAGCTCAGCCAGCCACCCACGCATCTTTACTAATTTGCTCAAGCACAATACGGGGCCTTCCTATTACGGACTGGCTTACCATAGTGGTAGCCACATGCCCTGGGGCCAAGAAGGCCCCGCTCTAGACGCCCAAACCAAATGGACAGTACCAACTGGCAATTACCAAATTTCCGAACTCATTTCAGATCGCGACCTCGGCATTTTTTCCGCCAGTGAGCTAGAACACCATGGGATTCCATGTGAACTCGTTCGCCATGCTGTCGCCATCTATCGCATGACCCCTCAACCTTAA